A genome region from Archaeoglobus fulgidus DSM 4304 includes the following:
- a CDS encoding basic amino acid ABC transporter substrate-binding protein gives MKKVVPILVLLAALLLLGCTQQAEQKEEKAQIKLVEPGYLTVGSDIAYPPFEFTDEKTGEYAGFDIDLMKEIAKRMGLEAKFVNTAWDGIIPGLLAHKYDVICSAMTITEERAKQVDFSDPYFEAKQVIITRADETDIQDVEDLNGKVVAVQQGTTGDFAAQRLKDEKGIQLEIKRFEGTPEALMAVQKGDADAAIIDNFVAYIAAKENPGLYRIVESDEFAPEYYGIAVNKDNPALLEKINEVLKEIKEDGTYDKIYNKWFGE, from the coding sequence ATGAAAAAAGTAGTTCCAATACTGGTTTTACTGGCCGCTCTGCTTCTGCTCGGTTGCACTCAGCAGGCAGAGCAAAAGGAAGAAAAAGCTCAGATAAAGCTCGTGGAACCGGGCTATCTGACTGTGGGGAGCGATATAGCCTATCCGCCTTTTGAGTTCACAGACGAGAAGACCGGAGAGTACGCTGGCTTCGACATCGACCTCATGAAGGAAATTGCAAAGAGGATGGGGCTCGAGGCAAAGTTCGTGAACACTGCATGGGACGGCATCATTCCGGGCCTGCTGGCTCACAAGTACGACGTCATCTGCTCTGCGATGACAATCACGGAGGAGAGGGCAAAGCAGGTTGACTTCAGCGACCCGTACTTTGAGGCTAAGCAGGTGATTATCACAAGGGCCGATGAGACCGACATTCAGGACGTCGAAGACCTCAACGGGAAGGTCGTTGCGGTGCAGCAGGGAACCACGGGAGACTTTGCAGCTCAGAGACTTAAGGATGAGAAGGGAATCCAGCTAGAAATAAAGAGGTTTGAAGGCACACCCGAGGCTCTGATGGCTGTACAGAAGGGAGATGCTGATGCTGCCATCATCGACAACTTCGTAGCCTACATTGCAGCAAAAGAGAATCCTGGACTTTACCGCATTGTCGAGTCCGACGAATTTGCACCCGAGTACTACGGTATTGCTGTGAACAAGGATAATCCTGCTCTGCTGGAGAAAATCAATGAAGTTCTCAAGGAAATCAAGGAAGACGGGACCTACGACAAGATTTACAACAAATGGTTTGGAGAGTAA
- a CDS encoding RNA-guided pseudouridylation complex pseudouridine synthase subunit Cbf5, which produces MKLENFYVKDDASTDESYGCYPTKRPMEEYIRKGLVCIDKPMGPSSHEVVVWVRRILNVSKTGHAGTLDPRVTGVLPIFIENATKMVKFLQESSKEYVCLMRLHGDAKREDVEKVMKLFVGRIYQRPPLKSAVKKVLRIREIYEMELLEMEGRDVLFRVVTESGTYIRKLCRDIGEVLGTGAHMQELRRTRTGKFGEDMCYTLQDLLDAYVFWKEEGEEKYLREIIKPMEVAAAELPKIVIKDSAVDAICHGANLSVRGVAYVEKNVKKDSTVAIFTLKNELVAIGRALMDAEDIYRLKKGIAADIQRVMMERGVYPKVWKSSSD; this is translated from the coding sequence GTGAAACTGGAAAACTTCTACGTCAAGGATGACGCAAGCACGGATGAGAGCTACGGATGCTACCCAACCAAGAGGCCGATGGAGGAGTACATCAGGAAGGGGTTAGTGTGCATCGACAAGCCCATGGGGCCAAGCAGCCACGAGGTGGTTGTTTGGGTGAGGAGGATTCTCAATGTCAGCAAAACGGGCCACGCAGGCACTCTCGACCCAAGAGTTACAGGCGTTCTGCCAATTTTCATTGAAAATGCAACAAAGATGGTCAAGTTCCTTCAGGAGTCGAGCAAGGAGTACGTCTGCCTCATGAGGCTTCACGGTGATGCGAAGAGGGAGGATGTTGAGAAGGTGATGAAGCTCTTCGTCGGCAGAATCTACCAGCGCCCCCCGCTTAAGTCCGCGGTTAAAAAAGTGCTGAGAATCAGGGAGATTTACGAAATGGAGCTTCTGGAGATGGAGGGCAGGGACGTGCTTTTCAGAGTTGTTACTGAATCTGGAACATACATCAGAAAGCTCTGCAGGGACATCGGAGAGGTGCTTGGCACTGGGGCGCACATGCAGGAGCTAAGAAGAACTCGGACGGGGAAATTTGGAGAGGACATGTGCTACACACTGCAGGACCTGCTTGATGCTTACGTTTTCTGGAAGGAGGAGGGAGAAGAGAAGTATTTAAGGGAGATAATCAAGCCGATGGAGGTTGCTGCTGCAGAGCTGCCCAAAATCGTCATCAAAGATTCCGCTGTTGATGCCATCTGCCATGGGGCGAATCTTTCAGTGAGGGGAGTGGCTTACGTGGAGAAGAATGTTAAGAAGGACAGCACTGTGGCGATCTTCACGCTGAAAAACGAGCTGGTGGCAATTGGCAGAGCTTTAATGGATGCAGAAGACATCTACAGGCTTAAAAAAGGAATTGCTGCGGACATTCAGAGAGTGATGATGGAGAGGGGAGTGTATCCCAAAGTCTGGAAGTCCTCTTCTGATTAG
- a CDS encoding phosphoribosyltransferase — protein MKFKCVLYTWDEIRKLCKELAMKVRESGYQPDAVVAIARGGWVPARIVCDYLDIRELYSVKTEHWDVAEKREEAKITQPLNVDVSGKKILIVDDVADTGDTIRVVVDHVNQYRPAEIRVAVVDYKTTSKFVPDYYAAKMEAWRWIVYPWSVKEELRDLIEKVNAKTVDEAVRALKEEFDLEVDEELVRDVLTDC, from the coding sequence GTGAAGTTCAAGTGTGTTCTCTACACCTGGGATGAGATACGAAAGCTGTGCAAAGAACTTGCAATGAAGGTCAGGGAAAGCGGCTACCAGCCTGATGCTGTTGTGGCCATTGCCCGAGGTGGATGGGTGCCTGCGAGAATTGTATGCGATTATTTGGATATCAGAGAGCTTTACAGCGTCAAAACTGAGCACTGGGATGTTGCAGAGAAAAGGGAGGAGGCTAAAATCACCCAGCCGCTGAATGTGGATGTAAGCGGGAAGAAAATTCTCATTGTAGATGATGTTGCAGATACGGGTGACACCATCAGGGTCGTTGTTGACCACGTCAACCAGTACCGCCCTGCAGAAATCAGAGTGGCTGTTGTTGACTACAAAACCACTTCAAAGTTCGTCCCGGATTACTATGCTGCAAAAATGGAAGCGTGGAGATGGATAGTTTATCCTTGGAGCGTCAAGGAGGAGCTAAGGGATTTGATTGAAAAGGTTAATGCTAAAACAGTTGATGAGGCTGTCAGAGCGCTCAAGGAAGAGTTCGACCTTGAGGTTGATGAGGAGCTTGTGAGGGATGTCCTCACCGACTGCTGA
- a CDS encoding MBL fold metallo-hydrolase encodes MKLKSKGCNVYLIKDGDSTYLIDAGTDEGLISKQLKEIDGIIITHAHFDHYAAASALQREFGCPVYVHSEDIPFILGEKRMMYSGFLGLFARVGERIFRAEPPEDLKSIEKLNINATIIHTPGHTPGSYLHSS; translated from the coding sequence GTGAAGCTTAAGTCAAAGGGCTGCAATGTTTATCTCATAAAAGATGGAGATTCCACATACCTGATTGATGCGGGGACAGATGAAGGGCTAATTTCAAAGCAGTTGAAGGAGATTGATGGCATAATCATCACCCACGCCCACTTCGACCACTACGCTGCTGCAAGCGCTCTGCAGAGAGAGTTCGGATGCCCTGTCTATGTACACAGCGAAGACATCCCCTTTATCCTTGGAGAGAAGAGAATGATGTATTCTGGCTTTCTCGGCTTGTTTGCGAGAGTTGGGGAGAGAATATTCAGGGCTGAACCTCCAGAAGATCTGAAAAGCATTGAGAAGCTGAACATCAACGCCACCATCATCCACACACCCGGCCACACTCCCGGCAGTTATCTGCATTCTTCATGA
- a CDS encoding sodium:solute symporter family protein, whose translation MKLIEFLYAFIGYIIIGTAIAIMAMKGLRTQEEYYIAGRKVSGVISALTYAATTYSAFMMVGLVGLSYFSGVGALGFELFYLVGTLFLLSYYAPRVWEMAKERGYVTPGDMIAERYGSEVAKLMAVIVSIALIPYISVQLIGVSLILSKTNAMSFEAGIVASAILIALWAFLGGLRGVAWTDALQGVFMLLMAIAAILWVHQYGFAEKDFFTEVSRLGELLVVPNSIWTPVKFISLTLPWFFFALTNPQVFQRLYIPKDRSALRRMVILFGFFGLIYTVIVTLIGLELRTMTEMGVFPKVPDRDAVTPTMLAMMPPLLGAAISLSIFAAAITTANSIVLTLSSMITRDLLGSEKVGSGRVLIVILTVAVALFAYSRPGYIVELSVLSSTILLCQLPLILGVFHLNRGGRLAGIATLSAGFITAVVLSFQKLSPLSIPASVWTFIISFAVFLALSSSEKQP comes from the coding sequence GTGAAGTTGATCGAGTTTCTTTACGCCTTTATAGGTTACATAATCATCGGAACTGCCATTGCAATAATGGCGATGAAGGGGCTGAGAACGCAGGAGGAGTACTACATAGCTGGCAGAAAAGTTAGCGGTGTCATCTCAGCCCTGACCTACGCAGCCACAACTTACTCCGCCTTCATGATGGTAGGGCTCGTGGGGCTGAGCTACTTTTCAGGCGTGGGAGCTTTGGGATTCGAGCTTTTCTACCTTGTCGGCACTCTCTTCCTCCTCTCCTACTACGCTCCCAGAGTTTGGGAAATGGCAAAGGAGAGGGGCTACGTCACTCCGGGTGACATGATTGCAGAGAGGTACGGCAGTGAAGTGGCTAAGCTGATGGCCGTAATCGTCTCAATTGCCCTAATCCCCTACATATCTGTCCAGCTAATAGGGGTGAGCCTCATACTCAGCAAGACCAATGCAATGAGCTTTGAAGCTGGCATTGTGGCTTCAGCAATTCTCATCGCTCTTTGGGCCTTCCTCGGTGGACTCAGGGGTGTGGCGTGGACAGACGCCCTTCAGGGAGTCTTCATGCTGCTGATGGCAATTGCAGCCATACTGTGGGTTCATCAGTATGGCTTCGCCGAAAAGGATTTCTTTACAGAAGTTTCAAGGCTTGGAGAGCTACTGGTTGTTCCAAACAGCATCTGGACGCCTGTGAAGTTCATATCCCTCACGCTTCCGTGGTTCTTCTTTGCCCTCACAAATCCTCAGGTATTCCAGAGACTTTACATCCCGAAGGACAGGTCAGCTTTAAGGAGAATGGTAATTCTCTTCGGCTTCTTCGGCCTCATCTACACCGTAATAGTCACGCTCATTGGCCTTGAGCTGAGAACCATGACCGAAATGGGTGTTTTCCCCAAAGTCCCCGACAGGGATGCGGTAACGCCGACAATGCTTGCAATGATGCCCCCTCTGCTTGGAGCCGCAATTTCGCTGAGCATCTTTGCTGCAGCAATCACCACTGCAAACTCCATAGTCCTGACGCTCTCGTCGATGATAACGAGGGATTTGCTTGGCAGTGAGAAGGTGGGGAGCGGGAGGGTATTGATAGTAATTCTGACAGTTGCCGTAGCTCTGTTCGCCTACTCAAGGCCCGGATACATCGTTGAGCTCAGTGTCTTAAGCTCAACAATACTCCTCTGCCAGCTTCCCCTGATACTGGGTGTTTTCCACCTTAACAGGGGAGGAAGGTTGGCGGGAATTGCAACGCTTTCAGCTGGATTCATAACCGCAGTTGTTCTGAGCTTCCAGAAGCTCTCGCCCCTCAGCATTCCAGCTTCGGTCTGGACCTTCATAATCTCCTTTGCCGTGTTCCTCGCCCTATCATCCAGCGAAAAACAGCCCTAA
- a CDS encoding amino acid ABC transporter permease, whose translation MAAINQFDIDLFIRILPDLAFGASVTLKLTLISIFFGLIIGTIAGLGRVSKNPLPFAISTAYVEVIRGTPLLVQILIVYFGLPAIGINLQPEPAGIIALSICSGAYIAEIVRAGIESIPIGQMEAARSLGMTYLQAMRYVIFPQAFRNILPALGNEFIALLKDSSLLSVISIVELTRVGRQIVNTTFNAWTPFLGVALFYLMMTIPLSRLVAYSQKKLGTYQVK comes from the coding sequence ATGGCAGCTATAAACCAGTTCGACATTGACCTATTCATACGGATACTTCCCGACCTCGCATTCGGGGCGAGCGTGACGCTGAAGCTAACTCTAATCTCCATTTTCTTCGGACTTATCATTGGCACCATTGCCGGCCTTGGAAGGGTTTCAAAAAATCCCCTGCCCTTCGCAATCTCTACTGCCTACGTGGAGGTAATCAGAGGAACACCTCTGCTCGTGCAGATACTCATCGTCTACTTCGGCCTTCCAGCCATCGGCATCAACCTCCAGCCAGAGCCAGCCGGAATAATTGCGCTCAGCATCTGCAGCGGTGCCTACATTGCCGAAATTGTGAGGGCAGGAATAGAGTCGATTCCAATCGGCCAGATGGAGGCTGCAAGAAGCCTCGGCATGACCTACCTTCAGGCCATGAGGTACGTGATTTTTCCGCAGGCTTTCAGGAACATTCTGCCTGCCTTGGGCAACGAGTTCATAGCCCTGCTGAAGGACTCTTCGCTGCTGTCGGTCATCTCCATTGTGGAGCTGACAAGAGTGGGAAGGCAGATAGTCAACACAACCTTCAACGCCTGGACTCCCTTCCTCGGGGTGGCTCTCTTCTACCTGATGATGACCATCCCCCTCAGCAGGCTCGTCGCATACTCGCAGAAAAAGCTTGGCACGTATCAGGTGAAGTAG
- a CDS encoding zinc metalloprotease HtpX, with product MLYFFDPVYMMLAVLGYFVMLLLASTIAPKVASRVSGKFSLFTSMVLLAGMILAISAAIIYLILAYAGVYISFYGLIIFLLIINLLMYLLSPYIINLSYGAQRDERLQMVVNSVARRLNVKPPKAVVVRSPPNAFAYGNFLTGKFVAVSESLMRMLSQEELEAVIGHEIGHHKHRDNAVMLLFGLLPSVIFYLGYALLHSSMRDDRRGAQLAAIGIAAVIVSFIVQILVLAFSRLREYYADFEGVRATNKDAMQRSLAKIHLFYHRYPDYLAPIQDSKFRTLFIYAFTNAVAEPITRADIEALKNMKVSPIQEFLSTHPPLPKRLRFIESIRVF from the coding sequence ATGCTGTACTTCTTCGACCCCGTGTACATGATGCTGGCCGTGCTGGGCTACTTCGTAATGCTGCTCTTAGCCTCCACCATCGCCCCCAAGGTGGCCAGCAGAGTTTCAGGGAAGTTCTCGCTCTTCACCTCAATGGTACTTCTCGCCGGAATGATTCTCGCCATTTCGGCAGCAATAATCTACCTCATACTGGCCTACGCTGGAGTTTACATCAGCTTCTACGGGCTTATAATCTTCCTGTTGATAATCAACCTGCTGATGTACCTGCTTTCCCCCTACATCATCAACCTCAGCTACGGAGCGCAGAGAGACGAGAGGCTGCAGATGGTTGTGAACAGCGTTGCGAGGAGGCTGAACGTAAAGCCGCCAAAGGCGGTGGTTGTGAGAAGTCCCCCGAACGCCTTCGCCTACGGAAACTTTTTGACGGGAAAGTTCGTGGCGGTTTCAGAGTCGCTGATGAGGATGCTCAGCCAGGAGGAGCTTGAGGCAGTCATTGGTCATGAAATCGGCCACCACAAGCACAGGGACAATGCCGTGATGCTCCTCTTCGGCCTGCTGCCCTCAGTAATCTTCTACCTCGGTTACGCCTTGCTCCACTCCTCAATGAGGGACGACAGGAGGGGAGCGCAGCTCGCAGCAATTGGCATTGCAGCAGTTATAGTTTCATTTATAGTCCAGATTCTCGTTCTCGCCTTCAGCAGGCTCAGAGAGTACTATGCGGACTTCGAGGGAGTTAGGGCGACAAACAAGGATGCAATGCAGAGGAGTCTGGCGAAGATACACCTCTTCTACCACCGCTACCCCGACTACCTCGCCCCCATCCAGGACAGCAAGTTCAGAACTCTCTTCATCTACGCCTTCACCAATGCGGTGGCTGAGCCAATAACGAGAGCTGACATTGAAGCGCTGAAGAACATGAAAGTCAGCCCCATTCAGGAGTTCCTTTCAACACACCCGCCACTGCCGAAAAGGCTGAGGTTTATCGAGAGTATAAGAGTTTTTTAG